One genomic window of Acidobacteriota bacterium includes the following:
- a CDS encoding group 1 truncated hemoglobin — protein MKNLRALFISVCVVMAVSISAMAQAPSLYERLGGEKAISAVVDDFAGNVLADARINKKFADSNADRLVANLKTFMCMATGGPCKYMGQNMKEAHHHMGVTEGEFNALVEDLVKTLDKFKVPEKEKNELLSALGGMKKDIVEVKSTATGTELPKKFKPAPALDSNKAMKKDKKEKKKDKGE, from the coding sequence ATGAAGAACCTGAGGGCCTTGTTTATCAGTGTGTGCGTTGTGATGGCGGTTTCGATTTCGGCAATGGCGCAAGCGCCGTCATTGTACGAACGGCTGGGCGGCGAAAAAGCCATTTCGGCCGTGGTGGATGATTTTGCGGGCAATGTACTGGCCGACGCGCGCATCAACAAAAAGTTTGCCGACAGCAACGCCGATCGGTTGGTTGCCAACTTGAAAACCTTTATGTGCATGGCAACGGGCGGCCCTTGCAAATACATGGGGCAAAACATGAAAGAAGCGCATCACCACATGGGCGTCACCGAAGGTGAATTCAATGCTCTGGTTGAAGACCTGGTCAAAACCTTGGACAAATTCAAAGTCCCGGAAAAGGAAAAAAACGAACTCCTGTCGGCTCTGGGCGGAATGAAGAAAGATATTGTCGAAGTCAAATCCACTGCGACGGGAACCGAACTGCCCAAGAAATTCAAACCGGCTCCGGCGTTGGACAGCAACAAAGCCATGAAGAAAGACAAGAAGGAGAAGAAAAAAGACAAGGGTGAATAA
- a CDS encoding SRPBCC family protein, whose protein sequence is MPANEYAFLTEWHVNAPRELVYEILKEGKDYPRWWPEVYLAAEFAPSGREDHVGDQVHFFTKGWLPYRLRWTAEVVQHAKPHTIEIKATGDFVGSGKWSLSPEGDGTFVAFDWRLRADKPLLKWLSPMFKPIFRWNHHWAMERGYESLCREIERRQSFQS, encoded by the coding sequence ATGCCCGCAAATGAATATGCATTTCTGACGGAATGGCACGTCAACGCCCCGCGCGAACTGGTGTATGAAATCCTGAAAGAAGGAAAAGATTACCCGCGATGGTGGCCGGAAGTTTACCTGGCAGCCGAATTCGCTCCCTCTGGTCGCGAAGATCACGTCGGCGACCAGGTTCATTTCTTTACCAAAGGCTGGTTGCCATATCGGCTTCGCTGGACCGCGGAAGTCGTCCAGCACGCCAAACCTCACACCATCGAAATTAAAGCGACAGGCGATTTCGTGGGTAGCGGCAAATGGTCACTCTCGCCGGAAGGCGATGGAACCTTCGTCGCCTTTGACTGGCGCTTGCGCGCTGATAAGCCGTTGCTGAAATGGTTGTCGCCGATGTTCAAACCGATCTTTCGTTGGAATCATCATTGGGCGATGGAGCGCGGCTACGAAAGCCTCTGCCGCGAAATCGAACGAAGGCAATCATTCCAATCCTGA